GCTTGGATACGCGTTGCTTCAACTCGAGCAATTCGATGAGGCGCGGTCTGTTTTGGAAACGTTGACAGAGAACGCGCGCATCGCGGTCGGTGCTACAGGAAGCAGCACAGTGCGAGCGGAAGTCCTTCTCTCCTGGATCTACCAAATTCAAGGGCGAGGTGCTAAAGCTATTGAGCGACTTATGAGGGTACGCGCAGCGTTGACTATTGATTCAAGTAATGGATATACACTTATCGATTTGGTCGATGCACGATTGCGTGAACTAAACAGTGAAATGGAATATATTGACTTCTACCCTCTGGTGCAAGAGAAGAACGGTCGTTTCGGACGCCTGAGCGGAACTGGAGTAGACAGTGACCCACTTTGGTTCATCGAAGGCGGGAGAGAGTTCCCCAAAATCGCCAATCAGGTAGCTGTGATTCGCGATACCGAAAGGATCTTTGACCAAATACCGGAACACTGGGCCTTGTATCTAGGTATCCTCAGCCGTGCCTACATGAACTTGGGGTCATGCTACTGGAGGCTTGGCAATATTGACGAGGCAGACAAAGCGTTCGGAACTGCCGATAAATTCGTGAAGTTGTTCTTCTCGAAGGCAAGGCAGACCGGCGACATACCACCTGACAAAGCAGTGGTAGAAATGGCTTCGAGAATGCTGGCGATCTCTATCAATATGATGGGCATGCTCATTTCCCTTAAGCTCACCTCTGATATCCGTGATGTCTTTGAAACAAACAAAGAGCGAGCAGTTGGCCTCATGGGGCAACTTAGTAATGAAACCCCTGAGAACTTAGGGAACGTCAACGTACGGTTCCTCGAGCAGATTCTGTCGGGACTCATCTCTAGTTGACATCTGTTGCTAGTCGGCACCGTTTAGAGCTGACAGCCCCGCGTGCCTGGGAAAGGTCGATTGTGCACCCACCCTCGCGCCAACTGCACCCACCTTGCTGCTCCATGCACCCACCCAGAGTCTTGTATCAAAATGAGCGTCTAAGTAACAAGGAACAAATTCCCCCGGTCGTTTGACCGGGGGAATTTCTTATGCCCAACTCCCACTGCTGATGCGGGCACACTTTTTATCCTTCACCCCGGGGGGGGGTGTCCCTATGTTTTTGTCAAGTGCCAGACCGATGTTGACGAGCACAGTCTTGGGAGTAGTTTCTTAGGCGTGCCTAGGAGCCGGCCAGCGTGTGCTGGTCGGCTTCGTCTTTGGGGCTTTATGCGGCGACGGGGCGTGGCGGGATTTCGCGGAAGAACTCCTTGTTTTTCAGCATCGCGTAGATGACATTGCATCGGCGTCGTGCCAGGCAGATGACTGCTGCGTTGTGGCGTTTTCCTTCAGCGCGTTTGCGTTCGTAATACCGCCGTGACGGTTCGTGGCTGCGGATAACTGCGAATGCGGAGTAGAACAAGGCGTTTTTCAGTCGTTTATTGCCTGACCGTGCCGGGAATTCACCTCTGATCGACGAACCGGATCGTCTAGTCACGGGTGCTATTCCAGCATAAGCAGCTAAGTGGCCAGCACTAGCGAAGTCGGAGCCATCACCGATCGCAAGAAGGATCTGCGCTGCGGTCTTGATGCCGACTCCGGGCATACTCATCAAGACCTCACAAAGAGGGAAATCAGCGAGCATCTCTTCAACCTGCTCAGCAATGGTGTTTCGTTGCTCTTTGAGGGCCTGGATGTTTGCAGCCAGTTGAGGAATTACTAACTCGGCGGCATCGCTTCCAGGCACGGTGACTGTTTGAGCTTTCAGCGCTGTAAAAATGTCGTCTACCAGCGGGGTGGGGTCTTTACGTGTGCGCTTGATCATCCAGTTCAACACTCGTTGGTATCCGGCTCTTTTTAGCCCCTGCGGTCCCTTGTAATGGATCAATAATTCCAGGATCGGCGTGCGAGTCAGGGTGCTACCAGCAAAAACTCGTTCCAGGCTGGGGTAGATCTGGGTGAGGACACTGCGAAGCCGATTGACAGTGCGAGTGCAATCGCG
The sequence above is drawn from the Corynebacterium jeikeium genome and encodes:
- a CDS encoding IS110 family transposase; this translates as MSPEHSIDIFLGLDVGKSEHHACALDRDGNKVFDKPLPQLESELAGVFHQLQKLGTVLVIVDQPNTIGALPIAVARDCGCEVGYLPGLAMRKAADLYPGRAKTDKRDAFIIADTARTMPHTLRAVDRNDEVLSALKMLSGFDDDIARDCTRTVNRLRSVLTQIYPSLERVFAGSTLTRTPILELLIHYKGPQGLKRAGYQRVLNWMIKRTRKDPTPLVDDIFTALKAQTVTVPGSDAAELVIPQLAANIQALKEQRNTIAEQVEEMLADFPLCEVLMSMPGVGIKTAAQILLAIGDGSDFASAGHLAAYAGIAPVTRRSGSSIRGEFPARSGNKRLKNALFYSAFAVIRSHEPSRRYYERKRAEGKRHNAAVICLARRRCNVIYAMLKNKEFFREIPPRPVAA